In Streptomyces capitiformicae, one genomic interval encodes:
- a CDS encoding helix-turn-helix domain-containing protein produces the protein MTGTGDDPFVAAVKPLVDAMGGVMLPPDEAGPDDVVLSWEGTDVVAVRLPQLAESLDHILVALERKHGKPLADLDRKAKQEVVRMLEARGAFSVRHGVETVASALGVSRFTVYNYLNRENAAKGN, from the coding sequence GTGACCGGCACCGGCGACGACCCCTTCGTCGCGGCCGTCAAGCCGCTGGTCGACGCCATGGGCGGGGTCATGCTGCCGCCGGACGAGGCCGGCCCCGACGACGTCGTGCTCTCCTGGGAGGGCACCGACGTCGTCGCCGTACGTCTGCCGCAGCTCGCCGAGTCGCTGGACCACATCCTCGTCGCGCTGGAACGCAAGCACGGCAAGCCCCTCGCCGACCTCGACCGCAAGGCCAAGCAGGAGGTCGTACGGATGCTGGAGGCGCGCGGCGCCTTCTCGGTACGGCATGGTGTGGAGACCGTCGCGAGCGCGCTCGGCGTCAGCCGCTTCACCGTCTACAACTACCTGAACAGGGAAAACGCGGCCAAGGGTAATTGA
- the uraD gene encoding 2-oxo-4-hydroxy-4-carboxy-5-ureidoimidazoline decarboxylase, giving the protein MTSSFPTPGLARFNALEERAGVAALHEVCASVEWGRRLLAGRPYATVDDLLAASDAAMAGLTAGDLEEAMAAHPPIGRPKSGDPTSAREQRGMADASEELRAEMLELNLAYQEKFGHVFLICATGRSGEQMRDAIEERIGNPPEREREIVRTELGKINRIRLTRLLGQDTPV; this is encoded by the coding sequence GTGACTTCGAGTTTCCCGACGCCGGGCCTCGCCCGGTTCAACGCCCTGGAGGAACGTGCGGGCGTCGCGGCGCTCCACGAGGTGTGCGCCTCCGTGGAGTGGGGGCGCAGGCTGCTCGCGGGACGGCCGTACGCCACGGTCGACGACCTCCTCGCCGCCAGTGACGCCGCCATGGCCGGGCTGACCGCGGGCGACCTGGAGGAGGCCATGGCGGCGCACCCGCCGATCGGCCGCCCGAAGTCCGGCGATCCGACGTCGGCCCGGGAGCAGCGGGGCATGGCGGACGCCTCCGAGGAGCTCAGGGCCGAGATGCTCGAACTCAACCTGGCCTACCAGGAGAAGTTCGGCCACGTCTTCCTGATCTGCGCCACCGGCCGCTCCGGCGAGCAGATGCGCGACGCGATCGAGGAACGGATCGGCAACCCGCCCGAGCGGGAACGCGAGATCGTGCGGACCGAGCTGGGAAAGATCAACCGCATCCGGCTCACCCGACTCCTCGGACAGGACACACCCGTATGA